A region of the Bombus pyrosoma isolate SC7728 linkage group LG15, ASM1482585v1, whole genome shotgun sequence genome:
TGAAGAATCTTTTATTCAATAAGGACACGTTGCGTACAGTGGCACAATGGATAACTGTGAGTATGAGTTTCATCTATACGCTGCAGTCACTTTACCTCGCGCCAGACTTCCACCAATACGATATCAAACGTCTTCTGTCTTAGGAATTCTGGTGGGCAGTGCTATTAATGGGAATAgcctttattattttcatgggTTTATTCATCAAGTGCTGTGCCGTTCATACTCCGTCGAGTAACCCTAAGAAACCACCAGCGAGACGTATTAGCGATACTTTAAGAAGACCGATGAATACACTGAGAAGAATGGTATGTCGTATAagagaataatgaaatataatacaaacgGTCAAATGATAAGTGGCTTTTGTATACTTTGAAATGATGTTTTTATAGCGACATCCACATGGCGGAGGTGGAGCCGGTCCCAGAAGTATACCTCCTAGACAAAATCATGGAGGCCATGGTGCTACTCGGGGCCCCTCTCACGGCTATGGAGAGGGTAGAGGTGCTCAATATTATCCCAAAGGTAAATCCACGTGATAATTTCGATCGCTTTTTAATGCAGCTATCGTTGCTCGAGTTTGATCCTAATAAATGTTGCTCGTTCTAACACGTACCGTATGTTTGTTTATTACCTGGCGAAATATGGATTAAACTCAAGCTAAGAAGCTTGCCGTTATGTATTTGTCCCTGTGTGATCTGCAACTACATCAATGTTTTTTCCTGTTTGCATCTTCCTCGCATTGATTGACGCGCATCACTACCTGATACTATCGTTCTATGACCTACAGAGGTGAGCTGGGGCCTATACTTTATACCCTTGGTAGGAGCAAATTCACGAATAGAATCACGATAGGAAAATCACGAGCTGCAATCAGCTGCGACGTTCTGCGATGAACGAGTCATATTCGATGTAACGATGTCACTGTGAATTCTTGTATTTGCTCCTGGTGGTAGTCTCTCTTTCATAACCATTCGACGAAAGCCATCGGGTAGAACTTTCATTCGATCATTGAtatcaaagtaaaatttagTATCAGTATCTACTCCGCTTACGCATCATTCGTATTAATTTCGATGGTACTTTTGCGAAATATGGCTTTTGTATGATTAGTGGATCTTGCTAGAAGTATTATCTTGCtggtaattgaaaaaattaagtgcatgataaattttgtgatttttcCAACGAGCCAAACTGGTTGTAGCAATAATGACTAACTTATTATCTCGGTACATTCGTTGTTTAGTTGgcttcgatatttcttttcacgatcgaatacttttgtaaaCTTTAAGCAGGCTATCGCTCGGTTCCCACAGCTAGTGCGCCACCCAGTAGCAGCGCAGCACCCAACTACGGCCGGTCCAATCATCCAGAACTGTACGCCGGCGCCTATTCGGGCTCCGGGGGAGGGGGGCGGGCCTCAGCCTACGAGATGAGGCATCACAACAAGGTGTGACGACCTTAGAGAACTATCGCAGACGAGAGACGGTCTCGACGTTGCACCGTAAATTGTTCTCTTGTTTAATGCCAAACTGTGAAACGAGCCGATTCATCCAACATAGAGAGGATATCTCTCGTAATCGGGATCGACGGAATCAATGGAAGAGAGTACAGAGCGCGATCGAAAGCATTTGAAAGTTCCGACGACCGCCGATCtacgtttttatttcgattcgaGTAACTCGCGCAAGGGAACTAGTTcggaaattgtaaattgaacAACAAGTGTATTATATAATCAATGGTGGTGATATATCGAGACTTCTCGTTTGACGTTAAGCTTTTGTCGAGCTGATTTTTATCGGCAAACGTACGAGGACATCGACGTTgcgaaaacgaaacgaacgatgcCGTTGGGACGTGATGGATCGTAAACTGAGAAATCGTTAAAAGACTAATATTATGCGATTCTCTGTAATTCGTCTTTTAAATGTTTCCTGCTGATTCCTCCGTGTTgccattaaatatttttcgcgtCTCGATCAAAATTACAAGGCTCTCGATAAATCTCTTTGTCCGCGAAATTCTTTGATATCAATGTACAGATCGAAGTttgtggaaatttatttctgtgGACAACGCTGGATTCGCACAGCAATATTGAGTAATATTGAACGCAACGTATTTTTGTCGTTCGATGTAAAAACATTTATGGCCAAGATTGCATAGTAACGTTTATGCCTCGATTTCTCGATGAAGTCGAATTTTTGCGTGTTTTTCGCTCCGGAAAGCAtacttttatacatacatgGAGACTGTCGGttagaagaagaagggaagTTCAAAGGGATTAACGGAGACGACAATATATATTTGGAATAAGTGTTAGGATGATAACCCGTAATTTTTGAAAAGCTCCCGTTGAACGTACCTTGTGCCTTTTAACTCTTGTACGCGACTATTATGTACATTATTCTATTATAGTACGATTTTAAAAGACAGactttttctatgtttttctttttttgttttcttttttttatttcaatgttcTTCCAACTGCATGTTGTTTATTCAAAGTTAAGCCTTTGattattagtattttttatacaaatataggtaaagataattaataagCAATGccaaaatgtttaaatatgatttctcttttaatgCATTTATACATAAGTTATAGCCTATaaggatattattttatttaaatgtaaaagtcTTTGTGATTATACCACAACCGCTTTCCGCAGCGAAAGAGCGCGTTTACCATTACCAAACTATTGCAGGTCATTCACTTGATCTCTACCATtgtagtataataattaatgatatgtaatattcttatactaatttttattagcCAATTGAAACGAGCAGAGTTACGAGAGACTATGAACATGGGAGAAAAGTATCGACAAACAAATGTTTATAGTTGTATTTCATTAACGACTATTCTGCTGAAAATGATATTGAATAATATCGGTtctattatgataattatgctgattattaacgatattattattactattaattattattattattattattattattattattattattattattattattaccacCATTACCATTATGgctattactattattaattagttgTCTATTGCAAATGATAATTTATCTTCGCTATGCGCGAATGTTATAAGTTGTATTTAAATATGGTTTTTAACTTACAATTATAGAGGGCTGTACCGTAAACGCGCTTTAATGACGCGCATAGCGGACCAAAGACGAGCCCTCCTTTTGAGATATAAACGTGTTTTAATATACATGGGCTCATTTGTGCACTGCTGCATACTCGTATGCCACACAAACGAAATTCGCACGTGTCCAACGGCGAATCGTAGTAAGTTGTACGCGATATATACGCACTTCCTTTCTCGAAACGCCAAAATGTTATACGTGATCGACTGAATTTTTTTACTCGTCCCTCGTCCAACCTTCTTGCGCAAATTTTGTCCAATTTGTTCCATGTGTTTCTATTCGAGGCAATAATCGAATATGCAGATACCAACTACTATCACTGTCAATAGCGATATAATAAcggatttattaatatcgtaacCTAGCCGTTTTTCTTTTGTCCAACGTTTTTGATCGAAGCATCGTTAGGCTtagcaatattttcataaggAAATGTGTTTCCTATTTCTTCTCGTTCTACGTGTGATGAAAAATGTCATTAGATACCGTTCAACGTTACGACAGATAGTTTATACGCTACAAAGACATAGATTTCGTTTAGACGATGATCCAGAAActtaacaattttaaacataGGGTCGTGCAAGACAGAAGGAACATTAACAGGGATGAAGAGGTAAAACAAGGAGGTGTCCGCCACCGCCAAATCGCAGGAAATACGAGTTTGCGGATCGTGTGGAAATGTACAATAGTCGCAATgtgattataaaaaaaaaaaaagaagtggaTCATACGGAAGCTGATGCGAGATACGTGCGAAAGTGGGAAAGAACAAAAGAGCGAGGGAAAGGTATGGGAAGAGAATGGGcgtgaaagaataaaagagagaGTGTTAAACtgtgtgtacatatattgatattatatatacataaacgataattatataacCATAAGAAATGGTAAagcgaatataaaaaaaaaaatacttgttTTTATATCAAATCTGTATTATAGCGAAATATTATCCTGTATTTTGTAATCGGGACGGAAATTTGAGGATGACGAACGAATGACTGTATGTGCGTGTAATCGAGCCCTTAGGTTTTTAAGGTAATGACTTTTTTAACGACGATCCAACGTGGACCGGACCGGATCGTTTGACATAGGTTATTTAAGCAGTTTTGAAGTTTCTTGCATATAGATGCAACAGGATTCCGTTTGGTCCCATTTGTAATCGCTCGTCCGATCCTAAcataaaagttaattatattatttccaaGTGTTTCATGGCAATCCATGAGTACAACTTACTGCCATTCGTAGTAACGCGTAGCAAAGAAGGTCGGTCGAACGACCTTTCGAAGTATAAGCGATAATCTACGCTAGAAATCTACGTGggaaaatgtattaaaattaacgtgACGTTAAcatcatttttatcgtatgtatttatataattatcatatattatgataatacaaggaacaataatttattgtttttgaTACGACGTTATGAGATTTCCCCCAAAAGTCAGGTATCGACTGCCGGTTTAATCAGCAATCGCGATTTCAATATCGTTCATGATTATTCTTGCTTCCATTTCACTGCCATAAAAACGATTCAAATGACTGAATACAAgatcaaaataaaagagaacgGAAGAGAAATAATGGCATTGTTTTGAAAAAGAGAAGCCTAAGACGAGCGTAGAATGGGACCAAGTATTCTAGTATCTAGTTGACAAAAACGTTGCTTGCCCGTATCGAGAGAACTGTAGCGATTAAAAAGCAAAAGTATGTTTTCATTCATCGTTTGTCTCCGAGGAGTCTCTACTACATATGCTTAAGCTCAATGGTTTCTGCGCTGTCTGGATTAAGATCGCgtcctattattattattattattattatcatcatcatcatcatcatcattatcgtcatcgtcatcgtcatcgtcatcaaTTATCATTATTCGATAATTGTGCGTCTCGCAGCACATTATTTGTGATAAACAATTTCTGTGGGGCACGAGCaaattcttcgattaaaagaaaatttgaatgtcTGCAAAAAAAACAGCATCTTTAAAGTACCTATCTTAATCCAGACGTGTGTCATCGTGACGCAATGCACACTACTTTATCACTTGTACATAATGTTAGtaaggaagaaacaaaaagaaatcgaagattatattttttctatcgatCCAAAAATGTGGTGACCTATCAACATCGTGCATCCGAGATTAATTTCGTCtacgttaaatttttcatGTCCGTTCCGATATGATTTTAGCTAAAatagtacatacatacatacatacatacatacatatgttgtTCAGTTTCACCAAGAGTTCGTACGTTCTACGTGTAGAAAGTATTACTTGGATATCACAAAATCACCAAGTTGCCTTTATGTTTTATGTGCCGtagtgttttatttcatttttaattcatacaAACAGTTTTAAGCTCTGCGTTTTGAATTGATACTTTGATGTAAGTTTTATTAAGCATGATACTGACCAATCGCCTGAACGTTGCTTCAGACCACcactctctctttttcccaaTGTCTAGAACGTGGCGAGTGTTTTAAAgaatactataaataaaaggaatctGATTGTGAATCTTTTGTGTTATGTTAATGtgattataaaagaaaaaaaaaaacaaaaagaaaaacaagaacaTTGTAAAGAACTAAATAAAgcatacattttacatttatataattgtacttTCTACCATATCCTCCGTCACTGTCATATTCATCGACATATTGTTGCTTATCATTTATCTATtgtttatcaatataattgaCAATGATGCcataatttgagaaatatgaattttcaacgTAAATTGCATGTGCgaacttaaaaatattcaagttcATTTTCTAGCTATTCCCTGTTATAGAATAACCacgtaaaaacaaaaagaaaagggtttcctaatatacatataaatacaatttgtagatacttttatttattttataaactattGTAAAAGTTACAATATTGTACATTAGAAAATGTAGATTGAACGTCTCTAACGTGTCTATTTTACGATACGTGTATATTTCGATTCATAGACAGATAGCGTTTTATAATTCACCTGTAATACAAAACGTTCCTTACAGATACAGATGACGTATAATAGAATACTGAAAAGATGTGGTATTGTTTTGTCAGCGAATATTCTAAGCCAGGTATCAGATACGAAAGTGATGGTATTGCCCTGTACGAAATGcattgtttcaaataaattaatgcaaaCTTGTCTCTTCGGACAGTTTAAATACATTTCCAAACAAACTTATcgaattcgattcgatttaaagcagtataaacaaaatattactaattatatttttttacaaatacaatgTTTTGCCACGTTCGtcgcttcttctttccttccgtTTTTAAACGGAGTCAATGAAAATGCGTTTGATTCCATGTTTAACGTAATggacgtaaaaaaaaaaaaaaagaaaaaaaatgaccCTGAGTGGCAAGCTGAAACACACATTCTTCATCGACGACTTTATGGCTGCGAATGTTCGAGCTTGTATACATCGTGATATGCGTTACGTATTAGTGCATATGGGAAGCAGCTTTCTAACAGATCCATCGTTAAAAATGGCGATTCTTGAACTATCTGGTCCAACAAAAGGTACACGGATTCCCTATTTTTGATCGCCTCTTTGTCTGCTTCTTGGCCCAGTCGGAGTAAACTGGACGATGCCAACGCAAGGAATTCCTTCATTCGATCTTCTATGTCATTTTGTCCACAGATGGTAAATAATGCaccaaaaatattatttattgcagtTGCCATGCAATGTATGTTGTTAGAATGACCCTCTAGGGATGCCCGATAAAAGGAATTCTCGTTTCGAGCTAATTTCGGGATAGAAACGGCGACGAAAACCATCAACAGACATACGAGCAAATGTTCATCTTCATCTACTTCGGATTTTTGGCTTCTTAATGCTGCTGTTAATGTTGGATCAACCTTGCAGGTTAAACCAGCGGCTGAAGTCATTTCGGAAACAACACGCATGGGATCACCGGATGGTAAATGATGTCGGAAATCTAGAATCGAGCTTAAAAGAAACGGTATACGTTCTTCCAAGACATCGACCAATGCGGATTGGGCTAATTGTCTGAAACTTAGAATTACGCCTATAATTGTTACTCGTTGCAGCACATTATCCACCTGCTGCAACCTTTTAAATTGTTCTTTCATTACTTCTGGTTTATCAAAGTTCGTTCGCAAAGCGATAAGAACATCTTTATTGCCAGCAACTAATTTCTTTAGCTGTTGCACTTGACTAGCTATATGCCACATCAGATTTTCATTCAACATCTTCATACCGTACGGTCCGATTAGTTCAGCTAATGCTCTCAATTCATTGATATCAGAAAACTCCTCCGCGTTAAAAGGTATCGCTCCCTCTACGGATAAACTAACAAATGCTCTTTGATTGCtagaataacaaatattccCGGCGCTAACTCGCCTTAATAAAACATCGGAATACCATTGCGTGTATAAAGCAGCGATAGTCTTATCACCATGACTATCTAATTCTTGAGTTTGTTGAAGAAGTGCGTTATTGAATACACGCGTAATATCTATATGCACATAGTTTTCAACCGTCTGAAGAACATTCATGTAAGATCTAACGCTCACGAATAATTCTGATGGTTTAGCTATTTCACTAGTATCTGAATTGTACATGACCATACCAACAAGTGCTCTGGCAAATCTTGATTCTAAATGTTGATGCAAGTATTCTCTTGGCGCGAATGTATATTCCCATACGTTGATAGTAGGGCAGTAATTAATGGCATAGCATAGCTCTGTTAATGCCATGTGAAGTTTATCCATTGTGGTAAGTTCTTCCCTGGTTTTTCTGTAACTCTCTATACCTGGTTTATGGATTTCATAcatattcttcttatttttatcctttttctttcgatttacaaCCTGAGAGATTAATAATGCACAGTGTTTTGGCAATAATTTATCGCTCATGTTACACTGCTCATCACAGATAgtcgtaataatatttttagcttCTTTGGCCATTTCGTCTAAAAACATATTAACGACGGATAAACTTCGTTCTCGGATATGATGACGCTCTTCCGGACACAGTTCGTGCGTACAACTTTGAAAATGACTACATATTAAAGGAAATGCAACGATATATCTATTTTGAGCAGGAAATTCTAAACACATGTGAAATTGATCTTCAAATACTTTGCTGTAGAAACAGAAGATAGATAAATCGGACGTTTCAACTAGCATTTCATCCAAATTATCCACCATCTTAGTATGATATACTACAGTATCCATAAAAGATGCTAACTCTCTATTATCGGCTAAATTCATGTTGCATTTTGCGATAGACATATATGCTTGCAATCTGAACCAATCCAATCGGAATGCACGAAAATCAAACAGTTCGTTATCTTCCACTTGTTTGACTGTTAGACTAGCTATCTTTGAACACATATCGCTAAGAATCGCTCCTTCATCTTCTGGACAAACCGGAAGGTTTTGTATCATTTGATCTAAAGCAGGTGCATCAAATCCAGATAAAAATTGCACGTAATACCTTTGAAGTACTTGGGAATATTTCTTCACTAATGCTCTTAATTCTTCGCAGTGAAACAGTAATTCTGGCAATTGACGATCCACTAGATCCTCGCCTCCCCTTCCTTTACCTTTCCCTTGCGTCGGAGGATTAACGCCATGTCGCAAAAGCCATAAAATTTCATCCCTCGCATGAGAGAGTCCCATCAAAACTAAGAGCGCTTTTGGTCCTAAGAGGCCAGGTTGGTCGGTTAAAATTAAACCCAGCTCTTTCAGCGCAGTCCTTaggaattttcttctttccctgTGTCTATAACCAGCCTTTTGCACCGCTTGACTATAACATTCTTTCACTTCCGATACCCGTTTACTGTATCCTTTTATACTTTCAAAGAATGTTTGTATGTATTgatgtatataaataacttcATCTCTGAACAAGGCTAACACCCAACCAGATTCCAAAGCCGTGGTCCATAATTTACCGGGCTGTTCctgatttaaaaatgaatgacACAGCGTGAAACCTAAAATAACCCATCTTTCTATTCTATCTATGCTCAAAGTTTCGCAAGACATAGTGTCCGTTGCTGCTGCTTTAAGTATTTGTCCAGGACTTCCAACAAGGCTGAGCTTTTGATCTGCTCTCCATGTATCCGCAGATAAATTTCTCTCAGGATAAATAGGCCACAATGAGGTGAGAGCagtctttaataatttagaatgaGGAACAAATTCTTCCGAAAGTTTCTTTAATGGAGCATCATAATCCATGATCATTTGACCCAAGCGAGGAAAGCTAGGGTCAGATTGACTGTGTACCATTTCATGAGCTGCGTTAAATAAACCTAATACCGCTTTGCGATCTTCCACTTGTGATAAAAGAATCATTAAACTGACATACGTAACAACAAGATCCAAATAACCTTTTGTTAACtcaaaatttatcgttatgtCCATATGAACACCACAAGCATCCATTGTAGTTAAAAGCTCACAGACATTGTCTTTGAAATCAAGCAAATCAACAaaggtataataatatagagataaagatttaataatCTCATTGCGAAGATTCGTAATAGTTTGCAAACTCTTAACATCAATATTAGGAAACTTTCTGACAATCGTCTTGATAGAAGATTCTAAACTTTTATCCGAAAGAAATCCAGGCTTTGATTTGGCATCGCCGCATGccttttttatgttataaatgcGAGTTAACATCCCAATACCTCTGTCATTTAAAATAGTTAGCTTCTCAGCTAACTTTTGTTGACTAGGTACAATAGGTCGTGCCAtgattgtattatattattttttacaaagtCAACATAACTCATTCACCTCTTTTCACTTCTTTGGTTTTAAGTGACAGGAGACCCCACCCCTGGGGACAATTTACTTTTACCGAATACAGCTAAAATAGAGAGATTTTCTTCTCctacaaaaaaaaatgtagatatttatcgtgtttgtttaaaaaaaaaaagtaatatttaatgttgAAAGCGTATCTTACCTTTCTTGCTGTTACATGTTTAATACAAATCGATGACACCGTAAAACGAGATTTCTGTGTACGTCGCGTATTAAGTGAAGTATCGCAGTTTCAGTGAACAGTGTGGCCAACAGCTGCTATGTTACTAGTATTCCAAACGAAACAAATGTTACCAaactattattacattttaaaacattaacaAAAGAATAAACGTTCTTAAAGCTAAGTTTCTTTGTTCATCGGtgggtgtgtgtgtgtgtgtgtgtgtgtgtgtatggtGAAGAAGATTAtgataattagtaattatgtaaaacatgtaagtaaaaaaaaaagatatttaacaaaatacgTACAAATAATCACTATTTAATGGAAACAATTTTCAGAAAGATGTTTGTAACTCTATATTACCTGCAGCGTACTCTTTCTatgttaatttacaaatatacgttacgttacgttacgatatatttattcaaaagatGAATTGATGGCCAAATGAATAGGTAAAAACACATTTTGCataaagttatttataaaaatatacgatcaAAACATAATacttaaacaatttaaaagaaaaagatatattagtATAACTGaggtataattaaataaattacaaacgataataatatatacactgTTGTACTTGTATAAAACAAAtcgtaagaaattaattggaattgttttatttgcaGTAACAATATGCAGTATATTACAATAACTAgtactaattgtaagtaaaattttatgagGTCTGACATTCAATGCTTTTTCGTTTTGTGGATCACCTGACTGACACTCTTACGTTCGATTGCGAGGGGAACTTCAAAGTATAAGAGCGCTGGAGTGACGCCGCGAAACCCAGAAGGACGTCACGATGATTGACGATGAATCTGAAAGCTTTTCACGGAGATTTGGTaacatttgatttattttaataaaggcAAACGTATTTATACGTTTCCTATACATGTAATCGCCATTCGGCTTAGTTTCTAAGATACATATCTGTAAAAGATTGTCCAACGGTACCACTACAGTGAATTCTGCCTATAATCGTGTTTAGCTGTCGGTCACCATATAGCACGGTAACCGAATAAAAAGACAAGAATTAGATTGAGGTTATAGAccgaattcaaattttgtacTTCGCTTAATTATATCCCATGAACTTTACGTTAATTATTAACGATTAAAACACAGAATCTGATCGAAAATACGACGAGTTTAAACTTTTCATTCTCTTGAATTGAATGtcatcgttaattaaaatcttatatttaatagagatcaatgtttcattatttcaaactttccaaATAATTGACGATCTTCGTCTTtaggaaaaaaaattatattttatgctttgttacagatttctttcaaacttcttCCATGAAATTTGACGATTCCTATTTGATGGATAACTTCCCTTGGATCATAACAATATCGATGACAACGTTTTTTGCATCTAATCGTGAGTCCAATGCATTTTTGTTCCTCCGGTCattcaattatttcgttcTCTTCTTCGAGGTCGGTATTCCAGATTCTGTACTTGGTCAATGTTTGCATGCCTTGTGTTTAGTTAATGCGTATATGTGTCGTTTGCGCCGAGTACGTTCAATAGCTGAGACTATCGAATTTGAAACGCTGAGACGAGACGATTCACTCTTACCAAATGtcgatattattgatattCTCTCCATGAAGATAGATTCAAGAACTATTTCAGGCACAGACGAATAAGCATGCACAATTgttagtatatacatatacgtgcGTATATTCTTATATGTGGTAAAAtgtcttttaattatttaaaacttatttaattgcgtaatttttcgttttagaaaatttttaaactaaatttttacattctttgaGTTATTTAATGAAGTTTATAGCGGAGTTAAATAcacgcgtttctttttctaattcttgTCCAATAATAACGCGAAAATAACGTTAGAAACAGTAAAGATGTTACAACATACAAGATGTAATTAAAGAAGTAGAATCTAAATagagatattttacatataaaatgcattttgtaaaaaatctcGTATCATCAATTGACACAATTTTTACACTTAAGTTTTTagtttatctttctttttgcaCGTGTTACGTTTGCATTTATTTACCAGGCAACTAACTatacctacatatatatatatatacacacacatatgtGTCACTGCGTTGAGGTTACATTCAGCGCACGTACTTGCACGATAAAACCATTGACAtttgaaacatatttataatcgaTAACCCTCATAGTTGTAAAGAAATATGGATATCAGTGACACGCAGAGAAAAAAAGCATTCCGTCGCAGATATATGATAATGGGTATAATCCTTCGATATCTTATCCTTTATGGatgttattcatttataaGCGTTTTTGGATCACGTTCAATTCCCGCTATACCCCGCCATTCTTCGGTGAAGCCAATGTTGCCGGCACCCTTCGACGTAGAACCATTGGCTTGACTTTACTTCTTTCCCATTTTTCATTAACACAATCAAGCTGGCCGAACGCTAGGAAACAATGGTTCCTTGGCGGTCCCTCGTGTGAACGGTTTTCCACGCCGAAAAAacctataaattattaagGGAGACGATCGCGATTTGCGTTTATTCACTCTCTTCGTGTATTTTTGGAAGACCATGACGCGCGATCGTTATGTTTGTGTACTCGATCATTGATCTTCAACATT
Encoded here:
- the LOC122575364 gene encoding membrane-associated protein Hem — encoded protein: MARPIVPSQQKLAEKLTILNDRGIGMLTRIYNIKKACGDAKSKPGFLSDKSLESSIKTIVRKFPNIDVKSLQTITNLRNEIIKSLSLYYYTFVDLLDFKDNVCELLTTMDACGVHMDITINFELTKGYLDLVVTYVSLMILLSQVEDRKAVLGLFNAAHEMVHSQSDPSFPRLGQMIMDYDAPLKKLSEEFVPHSKLLKTALTSLWPIYPERNLSADTWRADQKLSLVGSPGQILKAAATDTMSCETLSIDRIERWVILGFTLCHSFLNQEQPGKLWTTALESGWVLALFRDEVIYIHQYIQTFFESIKGYSKRVSEVKECYSQAVQKAGYRHRERRKFLRTALKELGLILTDQPGLLGPKALLVLMGLSHARDEILWLLRHGVNPPTQGKGKGRGGEDLVDRQLPELLFHCEELRALVKKYSQVLQRYYVQFLSGFDAPALDQMIQNLPVCPEDEGAILSDMCSKIASLTVKQVEDNELFDFRAFRLDWFRLQAYMSIAKCNMNLADNRELASFMDTVVYHTKMVDNLDEMLVETSDLSIFCFYSKVFEDQFHMCLEFPAQNRYIVAFPLICSHFQSCTHELCPEERHHIRERSLSVVNMFLDEMAKEAKNIITTICDEQCNMSDKLLPKHCALLISQVVNRKKKDKNKKNMYEIHKPGIESYRKTREELTTMDKLHMALTELCYAINYCPTINVWEYTFAPREYLHQHLESRFARALVGMVMYNSDTSEIAKPSELFVSVRSYMNVLQTVENYVHIDITRVFNNALLQQTQELDSHGDKTIAALYTQWYSDVLLRRVSAGNICYSSNQRAFVSLSVEGAIPFNAEEFSDINELRALAELIGPYGMKMLNENLMWHIASQVQQLKKLVAGNKDVLIALRTNFDKPEVMKEQFKRLQQVDNVLQRVTIIGVILSFRQLAQSALVDVLEERIPFLLSSILDFRHHLPSGDPMRVVSEMTSAAGLTCKVDPTLTAALRSQKSEVDEDEHLLVCLLMVFVAVSIPKLARNENSFYRASLEGHSNNIHCMATAINNIFGALFTICGQNDIEDRMKEFLALASSSLLRLGQEADKEAIKNRESVYLLLDQIVQESPFLTMDLLESCFPYALIRNAYHDVYKLEHSQP